A segment of the Solanum lycopersicum chromosome 9, SLM_r2.1 genome:
TGAAAGTAACTTTTCTTTACCTTGATAGATAATTGAAGaatgatataatattataattttgaatatacactgataaaacttaataaataagggaagttgagaaaataaaatatttaaaggtgTAATCTTCTGCATTAGGAGAGTTAATTCACCAAAAATATGTCCAatctaaattcattaaatttcaaatcaaatattaaatgaaaagtgaatctttttacttatttactcTACCAAAAATagttgttaaataatttttgtccAATTTAAGAAATGAAGAGATAAGTTTATCCTTTTATATCTATTTTACTCTTAtagttattaaataaattttatccagTTTAGAAAACGGAAAAATATTTATCCTTTTATATCTATTTTACTCTtactattttagtatttaaaatttattcttctatatttattttactcttactatttagttttcaaaattttatccttttatatattttactcttactattttgtattcaatattcagtatctaatatatttttcaaaatattaaattcaatttatttaaaggATATTAGTAACATTTCTTATTGtttattatgttaaaattatatgtcaagttaataatggataattatttattaaatagaaAGATTAATAGTTATATGATATTTATGCAATTCactttttaaacttaaattctttccactttttctatttatggaaataaaaatacaaatgtttattgaagacaaaaaataagataaaattatcACTCTAATACTTTATCTTGTATCCTTATTGATTCCGCTCAATCCGTTATTGtgaataaaagttaaaataagtGAGTACTAAATTAACTTTAGTGatgaaaatttgataaaaataacaaattcttttcttatttcttaaactatgttcaaattaaataacgtcacataaaattaaaacaggaatttcaaatcaaataacgccacataaattaaaatgaagattgtaataatttaaactttaaaatcgattataattttgataatttatatagtaatcatttctttattaaattaactATTCGTCAAATTTTCAACTCGTGAtacgaaaaaatatattataaagtgtaacttcaTTTGGCATTAATATATctcataaaaggaaaataaaaagttaaaattaagttactaaatatttattttatgataccaaaatataattattttttatccttttaaaaTAGAGTTCACACTgacaaaataatcatttaattatttatctaatatttaaaattttaaaattaactaaatttcATGTATTAAATCTTTCCAGGTTAGAAAAATGTAGAAATTCAAAATCgacttaattttatattttaaaagaacaatTACACTTTACTTGTCATACAAAATAATCTTACatttagacttttgattaaaaaaacacttttttattattaaaaaaaatgcgATACACGAAGCAtttcacattaattttttttaaaaaaaaatttacataccTAAATACAAATATCAACCACATCCTACCAAAGTAACGCTCACGTTAATGTTTGgaatatctcaaaaatataaaacagatacaaataaaatacaacacCTTTTTAATAGAATTCTTATAAAAtcttttaatcaatttatattacattttcaaaaatatataaataggtaaaattgaataaaatggTACCTTGATAAGTAgatgaaatcttgaaaaagccttcaatgaatttttctaacaataaataaatataacatgTTACACTTCTCTTCTATTGTTTTTAAAACTTCTAATTGCTAAATCTTCTTTTCACTGAACAAAAAAGAACATAAagttatgtttaattttatgtCATGTGCACGAGTTGTCAACTCTTCGAATGTATTGGGCTTTAAACCTTGTAAAATGTAGCAAAGACCTCAATTCATACCTTGGATGCGCATTTCAATGCTAGGAATTTCACTAATGTGATCTTTGCAGTTGAGGCTCAGACTTCTCCAGCGATTGATAAAGTCAACAACTAACTCATCTTCACCTTAACGAGTCTTTGTAAGTTCAATCATACTAACGACACGTCTCATGCTATAGAAACGATTAAGGAACACTTGCTCTAATCGCTCCCAAATATCTATAGAATTAGGTTCAAGATTTGTGTATCATCAAAGGCATTTTCTTTGAGAGATTGAATGAACTCTTTAATAAGATAATCACCATAAATCTCAGCAGCATTGGAAGTCTCAATAAAGTGCGCTATATGTAGTTTGGGGTTTCTTTGTCATCAAATTGTTGAAGCTTAGGGGTTGATAACCCTCAAACATTTTCAAGTTATCAATCCTTTGTGTATATGGCTTTGCATATATGGGAGAAACTTTGGATGAAAACTCATATTTGTCTTCGATAGCCTCTATGATAAAGTTCTTTAATTGATCAATTGGAATCAAAACTTCAACTGAGATATGAATCTCTTTGATCTTTGTTTGTTTTATGCAAGACTCTCCTTCGTCTTGAATTTAGAAAGCTTTAGAGGTGATTGACTTGATCTTCTTTCAATTATGTTATCCATCTTATTTGTTAGCTTGAAAAATTTAGCATCTTGTTTGTGTGCGCACTTTGTCTAGCCTTCAATTACGTTAGTTAAGCTTGTTAGTTGTTCTTTTATAGTAGAagtcattttgatattttttatgctTGAAAAGTTGAGATGAGAGGTAGAGATTGTCCCACTGGGCGTGCCAGAATTTGTAGACAATAAATTCCCgtcaagaaaacaataatcaacaAAGGAAGattatagcaacaatcgatttattatttcaagGGCAAGTATTACAATCTCTATGATTCCTCTGAATTCgtcttttcaaatataattcaaagactttaaagcttgatcttgaacttagaatttatcttgatcttgtaCTTGAACTTAGACTTGATCTTGATCTCGATCTTGGATTTGAATTTAGAATTGGACTTGATCATGCCCTTTAtgttgaactttatcttgattttgatcttgaattttatcttgatcttgacttctaGTTGAATCCAAGGGCTTCAAGTCTGATCTTGAATTCGGTAGTCTTGATCTTTATCGTTCTTGAAACTTGAATACTTGAATTCTTGAACTCTTGACCTTGTAGACAAACTTTTGATCCACGAGGTTTCTATAGCTTTTAGTTAAAATTATCGATCCTCTTTTATGAACTATGAtatccctatttatagttttaggatAGAGGGTTGTGATTGGAATAGGACTCCCTTcggccaatcagatttaagtgacatgtcatatgaattttatggagaggattttaattaaattcatatttattgaatttaaataattaaatcaattatgttaatccataatatttatttggactaagatatttattaatttaatataatccaaataactttataaatgtatatttaataaattttaagtaacTACATAGACATCTCAAAATagataaaaacaagaaaaaacaattaaatactGAATGGGATATTGGGATATTAAACAATAAACACCCATAAAcgagaaaaatatttatgtatactcataaaaaattaaaggcttaaatTATTGTTCTTTAAAATTATTCGTATATTTTacttagatattttaattataactaTTATCTATTGAGGACAATTTTGAGGGATCGTATCCATTCCGGAATGTGAGGGGTATGGGTTGCTTTCATTCCAGTTCTCCTCCTGTATGAACATGACCCATTCCACCATGTGTTTCTGTCAGgcaattaaatttcaatttcaatttcttgTACTTTGACAATCAACTTTGggattttgtattttaaattttaatttaaatatatcttatttaatatagactaaaaaatatatatgtttcgtcttaatttatgttaatacttttttatttgagatttaaataagtttaattttttatgtattttttaaaatttaaattgtcaattattgcaatcttataatattttttacgcaatttataaatacataaatttcaataattttttttaaaatttcattaaattatcgATCAAACTAAATTGCTTAACTCTTAAACAATGAAAAGTGTCATACTAATTAGGATAGAGAGAATAAACACAATAGtcaattatctttttaattactttatccatattaatttttattcagtTAAGTTTAACTTGacagaaagtaaaaaaaaatagtaaaaaagatataaaattttatgattttgatgtaaagataaaagaaaaattgaaatcaaaGAGTTATCTATTATCAAGAGAAGAGGTATGACTTTtgaaataaactttaaaaaaataaacaaattgaaatcGGAAAAATAATTACGTATTAATCTACATATAGATAAAAAGCACAATATTCTCtctatttgtatttatttatcttactttcttttttagttcgacataaaaaaatatctttatcctttccaatttttttaatcaatttttacatatttaatattgtaaaattaaaaaatattttaatacatttaaaatatattataaaattataaaatataagaaagagACGGTagaaataacattttttattagagataattaataagagaaaaactgataaaaaaatttaatttttctccaaATAAACACATTCACtgtaatacaataaatatatttataacacatattttaatttaaagtaaaaaatagatgatattattacttattttttaatatttcgtatcaatcaaataaaataaaatcgaaACGGAGATCATCCCTTACATTTCGACCTAATTCGTTGACTCTTACTATCAATCCTTTCTCCACCGCTAAATCAAAGAATCATCTAAAttactattttcttttgttcacATTTActactttaattttttgattttacaAGCCACCTAAGATGTAATAATTAATACtataaatacatattataaattcatatattaatggatttataatcaaataaatttgaaatataaactattaatatcaaaaataaaattaaaaaaaataattcatgtgTTACAAACATATTTATGCTACAATGAAAAGAATTAACAATACAATTAATTGActatctaaattaattaattgactaTCTAAACTGCCACTTTATTACTAATAATTCAATTCCACGTTATAATCCATCTTTATTTCCtcttccctctctctctttttcttttaatagtgAACATTTCTTtggtagattttttttttaaaaaaaataatcaatttcacTCTTTAATAAAGAGATTTTCTTGTCAACAAAAATTTCTCAATTAATGGTGTTTTAACGAAATAAGAAgttttctctctactttcttttTCTCGTTTTTCATTGTAAAAAGAGAAGTAAAAATCTacagtatttttatttttttctagagTAACTTGCAATAAAAGATAGAAGTTAGGATTgtgcaaaaattgaaaaaaaaaagataaatggaACCTATAAAAATTCTGTTGGCTTATTGTTATTgatttaacaattttataaaaaaacttattgAATTATCGGTtggatattgatttttaatagTATTGTATTATTGGATAAATCTACTTATTTACACTTCATAATGACTTTAATTTCacaatttcacattataaaaaacattaaaatctaTTAAAACTTTATTCCTCTTAATTTCTCTTTCTGTTATGCTCGTATAGTTTTTTCTTATAGTTATATTATTACGTGTACgcatcaaatttatttaaaaagtcatatatttatttttaaaatatttttttattaattaaataaaaaatcaaattattaaaaataaaaaatcaaatcagtAATATACGACCCTACCTAGGGTCTAGGAGTATCTAAACCCAACTGGCCACGTCCCATCACGTCCCGTTTTTTGTGAAAAAGgtttataattttctctttttttatggtcaaaatagaacttttcatatgtataatataataaaaaaattaaaaataaataaataaataatatagtaCTATTTGTTTATTAGTAGAAATTGAATATAAATACTTACTCCAATGATGTTCATACCTTCTCCATTCTTTAATCTGAGTAACAGAATCAGTAGGGGTGTGCGCAAGTTAGCAACGATGAGTTTGACGTCTCATTCTTCTACTTTCCTCTTACCAAATCTTCCCGCCGACGACGGACCTGCTCTAACGTACGCTCTCGTTATCCTTAACCAAAGCCTCCCGAAATTCACTCCTCTGCTTTGGAAGCACGGTAATGGACTTGCGGCTCTTCGTTTTTTTTCAACGTTTTTCGCAGTTTTCTGTGTTGTTATAGTCTAAATATGGTATATGTGAAATGGTGATCTCTTcgtaaaattataatatttaagttatttagCTTGAGGACTGGGTATCAATTTGTTCctgattcattttttttgaacttttttttaagtaGTGCATTTGGCTCTGGGATTTGTGTTTGTTTTTGTCTAATAtggtgaatatgttgttgtttagAACAGCAAAGGTTCATATTTGTGCTGACGGTGGAGCGAATAGGGTGTTTGATGAATTGCCTGGCATGTTTCCTCATGAGGAGGCATCTGAAATTCGTAAGAGGTGAGTTTGAATATATTGAGTGAGTTATGTGGTTAATGAGTTCTGTAGTAGcttattgatttaatttgatgtgtttttttaatgagttttgTGGTAGTTTACTTTctacaaaagaaattttattagCTTTTGAGGTGTTTAGAGAGGAACaacttttttttgtagtttacTTACTACAAAAGAAATTTTACTCTTTTGTCTTTTCCTTTGTGTGTTTTCAATGTGTGAAATCTGTTTTTGATTCCATTGTTTTCTCCATCTTTTTTTATGTCTGcctatgttgttgttgtttgaaTCACCTCGCGAAAAGTTTTAGCTCATAGAGAGATTTTATTCTTAGTCTATGTTCCTAAAACTCTCAAAAAATGCACTGCTTTTGGAGGATGTGACATGCATCCATATATATCTTTGAAGAGTCCAAGCAAAAAAGCAACGAAAAATCAACAAGGGTTATGTTGGAATGGTAACTACTCTTTCATCCTTAATcggaggtctcaagttcaaatcctctTCATTATGAAATCGCCTTTGCTAGGGATCGGAGCTTTAGTCTTGGAATTCCAATTCATAATGAACGCATCTATAAATAAAAGTTGTTCGTGGATCAGTTACATTTACAACACTTCCACATGTGCGAGCCTCGTTTATTATTCCTTGGACCAAGATGGACTAAAGGAAAGCTTAACTTGGATTTCTACATTAGGGAAGAAAATTAGTCACTATTTGAGATCAGGTTAGGTTGTCTGCATCACATCACTTGGGGTGCAGTCTTCTCCGTTCCCCGCTAACACGGATGCTTTGTGCACCGGGTTGCCTTTCTATAATAGGATTGAACTTTAAATTAGCTAAAACACAATCTGACTATATATAAAAGctcatattttatctttttgtttggCCAAAGCACATTTTCTTTATGTTTGAAAACTTGTCTGTTATCATTGATTGAATTAGACTAAATCATGATCTTATTGCAGGTACAAGCCCTATGCTATAAAAGGAGATATGGATTCAATCAGAACTGATGTTCTTGATTATTACAGAGGCCTGGTAAGCCAGAATTTTCTTATGGTGGTCCTACAGTTGCTCAacaaatttcttttgaaatgggatattttttttaagaaaattgtgTAGGGATAAGTTTAAAATTTAGAGAACATTAGTTTTAGAGAAACCATAGTTTGCCTTAAAGGACAAATTATTTAGTATTGAAACTAAATGGAGCCTGAATTGTGTGGCCGAAAGGATACAGATGATTGATTTGGCGACCTAGTTAATTgagatatatttcaaaatttgccCCTTAAGACTACTTTAATTGAATCATCACTTTGGGTTAAATGCTTGCCTCCAGGGAGGATCTCAAAGAATTTGATGTTAAAAATTGCCTTGTATCTTTTTAGAGAAAGGTAACATGGCGAGTCTTTTTTCCATGTGGTGGCTCAAATTGGATACATTATGGAGTGGGACATCATGTGACGGGTTACTAGTGTATGATGTGTTAAGGGCTTCCCTGTTGGTCTCAGAGTTAAATGATGTGATAACATTAAATTACAATCCAGTTAGGAAGATCAGAAATCCAAGTAGCTTGTATGtaataacaaaatgaaaaacTTTGCTAAATTGTGTGCCAGAGTGAGAAACTTGCTTACAGCACAGTGAGCTCTGCAAATATATTCTTCAGTCTGGTAGAGAGAGGCCTACTTTGTTAACACCATGAAGTTCCCAAATTTATTGTTGAGTTCAAGCTTTTGAGCTGCATAACGACCATTGTTACACTTTTAGATACTAGTTTTTGTGTGAGTATTACATCAAATGTATGTGCTCTTTTCTAAATGTCTTTCTAGCCTATTTAACAATTATACATGtgcatttttctcattttgaaTCATGTTAAAACTCCAATTTTGGGGATGATTAGTTAGCTGTCTACATGTGTGTTTCATTTTCCAGCATTTCATTACAAAGCATGTTTGAACCGTATTTTGAAGATCTACCGATTTGGGAAAAACCATATTTTGAAGATTTGCTTGCTAACCACATGCAGGGAACCAAGATAATTGATGAATCTCAAGATCAAGATACTACAGATCTTAATAAATGCGTTACATATATTCGTGACTCACTAAACTCGGAACATCCAAATGTAAGTTAAGCCTTGCAGCATAGCTCTGGAAATTTTTAACCTTTTTCTATTCGTTATAAATATGTGGTATTTCTAGTTTACATCTgttaaaaatgtcatttcacTATATAGTTTCTCGACCAATATCTCCATCATCAACCCTTGTGGATATTTGTGATCTAATTCTTCTGCAGTTATATTTACTCcaaataattaagatattattctttttagaATGGATGCTTGAAATAGTAAAAATTTTGAGCTTTGCCCTAAATGGTTCTGGATCATCATGCACTGTCAAATTTTGGAGTTGACACATGGGTTTTGGTGATATACATTTTAAAGTATGGCATAGTCATTAAAACATGAAACTGTATTAAATGGtgcaatatgtattatatatttttaagaataaatgGAGCAGTATATTTTGttgtctttttattattattttgagttCATCACTGCATCTATTGACATTGAAAAAAAACGACTATTGTGAAGCTTAAAAGTCTGATGCAGTATTACAAGACAACATATTGACTTGAATATAGGCTTCCATCACTGGAAAGAACGTCCTAATAGAGTTTCAGTGGGATTAACTTTATCTCTGTGTAATTACAGTTGTGTATTCTAGTCACTGGAGCACTTGGGGGAAGATTTGACCATGAGATGGGAAATATTAATGTCATATGCTGTTTCCCCTCCATGCGGATTATTCTTCTCTCTGATGATAGTCTAATCCAACTTCTTCCAAGTAAGCATCATCACAAGATTCATATACAATCCTTAGTTGAGGGCCCACATTGCGGACTCATACCCATTGGAATGGTTGCCGGAAGAACCAGTACTACGGGTCTCCAATGGAATCTTGGTGAGTAGCTCAATCTACTTTttccatataaaattttatgtgtGGTTTAGATGCTACCTACTTTATTTTGTTATGGGCTAATGCTTTATGCCAAGGACATCTCTGTTTAGCTATTGGTTCATTTACAAGAAGGATACAATTCTCGCCAGATAGCCAATGCTAACATTTTTTCTGGTAACCAACTTTAGTTTCATTACCTAAGTGATGCTTTACAAACCATCTGAAGGGAGAGTACTTGTTGGACACAGTCCCCCCCAAGTACTCCGTCAAAAATACACAAGCTAACATCAAGAGCAAATAGAGTCAATTATAACTACCAGAGCCTATAATAACAAGTCATAGGCAGCTATGGATAAACGTTGTGATCTGTCAACCATCCTCCCAAGCTTTGCAACTTTCCTGctttaatatggatttcatgTATCACTTTCTTGATCATCATTGTTGTGGACTGTGTTCTTGTTTACGAAAATCCCTGAGTTCCTTTCTCTCCATAAAATATAAACTCCTGCAGCCAGCATCATCCTGTATTATCTCTGCTTTGTGACTTCTGCCTTTTGCATATGCTTCAGCTCAAAGTAATTCTTCATTCCACCCCATGGTGCCTCTGCCAATCCATATTAAGAGTTTT
Coding sequences within it:
- the LOC101250050 gene encoding thiamine pyrophosphokinase 1 isoform X1, producing MMFIPSPFFNLSNRISRGVRKLATMSLTSHSSTFLLPNLPADDGPALTYALVILNQSLPKFTPLLWKHAKVHICADGGANRVFDELPGMFPHEEASEIRKRYKPYAIKGDMDSIRTDVLDYYRGLGTKIIDESQDQDTTDLNKCVTYIRDSLNSEHPNLCILVTGALGGRFDHEMGNINVICCFPSMRIILLSDDSLIQLLPSKHHHKIHIQSLVEGPHCGLIPIGMVAGRTSTTGLQWNLDNTEMRFGGLVSTSNIVKENIVTVQSDSDLLWTISIKKD
- the LOC101250050 gene encoding thiamine pyrophosphokinase 1 isoform X2 produces the protein MFPHEEASEIRKRYKPYAIKGDMDSIRTDVLDYYRGLGTKIIDESQDQDTTDLNKCVTYIRDSLNSEHPNLCILVTGALGGRFDHEMGNINVICCFPSMRIILLSDDSLIQLLPSKHHHKIHIQSLVEGPHCGLIPIGMVAGRTSTTGLQWNLDNTEMRFGGLVSTSNIVKENIVTVQSDSDLLWTISIKKD